Proteins co-encoded in one Campylobacter concisus genomic window:
- a CDS encoding peptide deformylase — translation MKKIVLLALASLAFGVQESEFKIYEQILNQLDTKQIPAFVVQTAKPNLPSRVDEMITLKDVSSSGLNIHGEFVLNETKAKKIKGYNKAQILALKDEFYKNGKDALCNSGMARAVLNRGITLSGSYGFEGRHFFDINLDKSSCE, via the coding sequence GTGAAAAAGATCGTTTTATTAGCTCTTGCTAGCCTTGCTTTTGGTGTGCAAGAGAGTGAGTTTAAGATTTATGAGCAGATACTAAATCAGCTTGACACTAAGCAGATCCCAGCTTTTGTCGTCCAAACCGCAAAGCCAAATTTACCAAGCAGAGTCGATGAGATGATCACGCTAAAAGATGTGAGTAGTAGCGGGCTAAACATACACGGTGAGTTTGTTTTAAACGAGACCAAGGCAAAGAAGATAAAAGGCTACAACAAAGCTCAAATTTTAGCTTTAAAAGATGAGTTTTATAAAAATGGAAAAGATGCGCTTTGTAACTCAGGCATGGCTAGAGCTGTGCTAAATCGTGGCATCACGCTAAGTGGTAGTTACGGCTTTGAGGGTAGGCATTTTTTTGATATAAATTTGGATAAAAGTAGTTGCGAGTAG
- a CDS encoding alanine racemase, translating into MSEIRLNKASYIHNLTQICAKAGGKEKVIVVLKDNAYGHGARLIANEAKKFGIEICAVKSEFEANEISDIFENILILSHIPTGNESSKFIYSINDIEALLKIKDGSKINLAIDTGMHRNGLDISELDYAFEILTRRNLELLGAYTHFRASDELNADYFVQRENFRAAKEKILALCDEFGIKKPIFHSHNSAALERASKIDDDMVRVGIAQYGYAQFGDSLDLKPVLSLWARRVSRRILKNGQGVGYGAKFSAKEDINVATYDLGYGDGLLRYNGCGELRLANNEPILGKISMDSFSCKDSGEWVCVFEDANVWAKFFDTISYDILVKLSPNITRKFI; encoded by the coding sequence ATGTCTGAAATACGCCTAAATAAAGCTTCATATATCCATAACCTCACTCAAATTTGTGCTAAAGCTGGTGGCAAAGAGAAAGTAATAGTTGTATTAAAAGACAATGCTTATGGCCATGGCGCAAGGCTTATTGCAAATGAAGCTAAAAAATTTGGCATAGAAATTTGTGCTGTAAAAAGTGAGTTTGAGGCAAATGAAATTTCTGACATATTTGAAAATATTCTCATTCTCTCACATATCCCAACCGGAAATGAAAGTAGTAAATTTATCTACTCGATAAACGACATAGAGGCACTTTTAAAGATAAAAGATGGCTCAAAAATCAATCTTGCAATCGACACTGGTATGCATAGAAATGGGCTTGATATTAGCGAGCTTGATTACGCCTTTGAAATTTTAACAAGAAGGAATTTAGAGCTTCTTGGAGCTTATACTCATTTTCGCGCAAGTGATGAGCTAAATGCTGATTATTTTGTGCAAAGGGAAAATTTTAGGGCTGCAAAAGAGAAAATTTTAGCTCTTTGCGATGAGTTTGGTATAAAAAAACCGATCTTTCACTCTCACAACTCAGCTGCGCTTGAAAGAGCAAGTAAAATCGATGATGATATGGTGCGCGTTGGTATCGCTCAGTATGGATACGCTCAGTTTGGTGATAGTTTGGACTTAAAGCCAGTACTTTCGCTATGGGCAAGAAGAGTTAGTAGGCGTATTTTAAAAAATGGTCAAGGTGTTGGATATGGTGCTAAATTTAGCGCAAAAGAAGATATAAATGTAGCCACTTATGATCTTGGATATGGCGATGGATTGCTAAGATACAATGGATGTGGCGAGCTAAGACTTGCCAATAACGAGCCAATACTGGGCAAAATTTCAATGGATAGCTTTAGTTGTAAAGATAGCGGCGAGTGGGTCTGTGTCTTTGAGGATGCAAATGTTTGGGCGAAATTTTTTGATACGATAAGTTATGATATTTTAGTAAAGCTCTCGCCAAACATCACTAGGAAATTTATATAA
- the cmeU gene encoding CmeU family protein yields MEKSQEVKEKIEKILEARAAFFAELDRQVPKKDGTDVFDFSKVKEADLKEIYAKFYAFDYNVRKLLPDVYTAFNVNFNV; encoded by the coding sequence GTGGAAAAATCTCAAGAAGTAAAAGAAAAAATCGAAAAAATTTTAGAGGCAAGAGCTGCTTTTTTTGCTGAGCTTGACCGCCAAGTTCCAAAGAAAGATGGTACTGATGTTTTTGATTTTAGCAAAGTAAAAGAGGCTGATCTGAAAGAAATTTACGCTAAATTTTATGCATTTGACTACAACGTAAGAAAACTTTTACCGGATGTTTATACTGCTTTTAATGTGAATTTTAATGTCTGA
- a CDS encoding L,D-transpeptidase family protein has protein sequence MKKIIFFFIALSPCLFAQNYEEIYLKNGSAAVIDAIEKNILSKDYWLKKLEGKDVRYGYYDNEILLSVVDKTKKKLEVISYNGGITKKLFSSSVIVGKNGDKLLEGDLKTPVGVYQLTRRFTPNDRYLGPLAFSLSYPNLLDKLAKRNGGGIWIHGYPLDGQRTDELKTKGCVAMQNDTLMKFDDVVDHKKTLAFIYEDKRPEASAKDIAVIISGLLGWKKTWSESDIENYLKFYDKNFERYDGMSLEKFKSMKRAIFSKKEKKRISFSNFLITPYPNLKNDRLFRVSFYEDYVSDTHKFAGQKTLYVKLYNDDMKIFIEE, from the coding sequence TTGAAAAAAATTATATTTTTCTTCATCGCGTTATCGCCTTGTCTTTTTGCCCAAAATTACGAAGAAATTTACTTAAAAAATGGCTCAGCTGCTGTCATTGATGCCATCGAAAAAAATATTTTAAGTAAGGATTACTGGCTAAAAAAGCTTGAAGGCAAGGATGTAAGATATGGATATTATGACAACGAGATACTTCTAAGTGTAGTTGATAAAACTAAAAAAAAGCTTGAAGTGATCTCTTATAATGGCGGCATTACAAAAAAGCTTTTTAGCTCAAGTGTTATAGTTGGCAAAAATGGTGATAAGCTTCTTGAAGGCGATCTAAAAACACCGGTTGGAGTGTATCAGCTTACACGTAGATTTACGCCAAATGATAGATATCTTGGCCCACTTGCATTTTCGCTTTCATACCCAAATTTGCTTGATAAGCTTGCAAAGCGAAATGGTGGTGGCATTTGGATACATGGCTACCCGCTTGATGGTCAAAGGACAGACGAGCTAAAAACAAAAGGCTGCGTGGCTATGCAAAATGATACTTTGATGAAATTTGATGATGTAGTGGATCACAAAAAAACACTTGCATTTATCTACGAAGATAAGCGTCCAGAAGCTAGTGCAAAAGATATTGCAGTGATCATTTCTGGGCTTTTGGGCTGGAAAAAGACATGGAGCGAGAGCGACATTGAAAACTATCTTAAATTTTATGATAAAAACTTTGAGCGATACGATGGTATGAGCTTGGAAAAATTTAAAAGTATGAAGCGGGCTATTTTTTCTAAAAAAGAGAAAAAACGCATTAGTTTTTCAAATTTTCTCATAACGCCTTATCCAAATCTTAAAAATGATAGGCTTTTTCGTGTGAGTTTTTATGAGGATTATGTTTCAGATACACATAAATTTGCTGGGCAAAAGACGCTTTATGTGAAGCTTTATAACGATGATATGAAAATTTTTATAGAGGAGTAA
- a CDS encoding copper chaperone PCu(A)C → MKKIVFGAMLAASALMAADISLENVRARDTKPGTNNSAIFMDIKNTSNSDVKLIGAHSSVCKSTEIHTHKMNDGMMAMVQIEDAVIPKKGETKLAPGGLHIMLMDLNKPLKDGDKVDLELKFSNGESIKLDNIGVTKNFK, encoded by the coding sequence ATGAAAAAAATCGTTTTTGGTGCGATGCTTGCAGCTTCTGCTCTTATGGCGGCTGATATCAGCCTAGAAAATGTTAGAGCTAGAGATACAAAACCTGGCACAAACAATAGTGCAATTTTTATGGATATAAAAAATACTTCAAATTCTGATGTAAAGCTTATTGGCGCTCATTCAAGCGTTTGCAAAAGTACAGAAATTCATACACACAAAATGAATGATGGTATGATGGCTATGGTTCAGATTGAAGATGCAGTGATACCAAAAAAAGGTGAAACAAAACTAGCTCCTGGCGGTTTACACATTATGCTTATGGATCTAAATAAACCATTAAAAGATGGTGATAAAGTTGATTTAGAGCTAAAATTTAGCAATGGCGAGAGCATAAAGCTTGATAATATCGGAGTAACTAAAAACTTTAAATAA
- a CDS encoding SCO family protein: protein MKKAFWGLIIILICIGVALLLIKPNKYDFKALSQNGEVSLKNYDGKYKVIYFGYLFCPDVCPTALSLIGDELNKLKRDDFELLFITLDPERDTPENLTLMAKNFYKDADGLKLNALKEVAKTYGVKFQKVRLENSAMGYSVAHSSSIYLIDKKGNFYKEISNLTNENIGENLLNLIKDRP, encoded by the coding sequence ATGAAAAAGGCATTTTGGGGCTTAATAATAATCTTAATTTGTATAGGTGTTGCACTTTTGCTAATAAAGCCAAACAAGTATGATTTTAAGGCACTTTCACAAAATGGTGAAGTAAGTCTTAAAAATTACGACGGAAAGTACAAAGTTATATATTTTGGTTATCTTTTTTGCCCCGATGTCTGCCCTACTGCGCTCTCTTTGATTGGCGATGAGCTAAATAAACTAAAAAGAGATGACTTTGAGTTACTTTTTATTACACTTGATCCTGAACGCGATACTCCTGAAAATTTAACTCTAATGGCAAAAAATTTCTATAAAGATGCTGATGGATTAAAACTAAACGCCTTAAAAGAAGTGGCAAAAACCTATGGTGTAAAATTTCAAAAAGTCCGTCTTGAAAACTCAGCCATGGGCTACTCTGTTGCCCACAGCTCTTCAATATACTTAATAGACAAAAAAGGAAATTTTTATAAAGAAATTTCAAATCTAACAAATGAAAACATTGGAGAAAATTTATTAAATTTGATCAAAGATAGACCTTAG
- a CDS encoding chaperone NapD: MNISSLIVYTDNKNESVKNEIKKLKECEIITDADDRIVVVVSSDSIEDEIKNFKNIEAISGVVSVAMVYSYQEDAEENRKKLEENGKISEILTSDEVKAEDITYGGSVHHRVK, from the coding sequence ATGAATATTTCAAGTTTAATAGTTTATACGGACAATAAAAATGAAAGTGTAAAAAATGAGATAAAAAAGCTAAAAGAGTGTGAAATAATAACTGACGCAGACGATAGAATCGTAGTGGTAGTTAGCTCAGATAGTATTGAAGATGAGATAAAAAATTTTAAAAATATAGAAGCTATCAGTGGAGTAGTGAGTGTTGCGATGGTTTATAGCTATCAAGAAGATGCCGAAGAAAATAGGAAAAAGCTAGAAGAAAATGGCAAGATAAGTGAAATTTTAACAAGTGATGAGGTAAAGGCTGAGGATATTACTTATGGCGGCAGCGTGCATCATAGAGTGAAATAG
- a CDS encoding WD40 repeat domain-containing protein yields MRALFFIFCLLNFIFASEITTPYKQIEASANVLSTTLINGKLFIATDGGTVEIYDPKEDKFEEIIKMDDIKTYVSDHERPKILNVDELNGKILILSEGDYATKVLYIRENGQMKSIKIPNQAIKKALFLDNEHVVLASISNEIYFLNLKSSEIYDSFKISIAMLSDMEISEDRSTLAIACESGKVYFYNIKAKKMDQILDIHTDNIYDISYKNGVMISGGTDRIVGIFSAGSLKKINTGFLVYGVGLSDDGRVAAYMSDEMSDVNLVDSKSLENIAMLKTGQSTINSIVFISDNEVVTSAYENKILFWRIK; encoded by the coding sequence ATGAGAGCTTTGTTTTTTATTTTTTGTCTATTAAATTTTATCTTTGCAAGCGAGATCACTACGCCATACAAGCAAATAGAGGCTAGTGCAAATGTGCTAAGCACAACGCTAATAAATGGCAAACTCTTTATCGCGACTGATGGAGGGACGGTTGAAATTTATGATCCTAAAGAAGATAAATTTGAAGAGATCATCAAAATGGATGATATAAAAACCTACGTTAGCGATCATGAAAGACCAAAAATTTTAAACGTTGATGAGTTAAATGGCAAGATACTCATCCTAAGTGAGGGTGACTATGCTACAAAGGTGCTTTATATAAGAGAAAATGGACAGATGAAAAGCATAAAAATACCAAATCAAGCAATAAAAAAGGCATTATTTTTAGATAATGAGCATGTTGTGCTTGCTTCAATTAGCAATGAAATTTACTTTTTAAACCTAAAAAGTAGCGAAATTTATGATAGCTTTAAAATTTCAATCGCAATGCTCTCAGATATGGAGATAAGCGAAGATAGAAGCACGCTAGCTATCGCTTGCGAGAGTGGGAAGGTCTACTTTTATAACATAAAAGCTAAAAAAATGGATCAAATTTTAGACATTCATACAGATAATATCTACGACATCTCATATAAAAATGGAGTCATGATCAGCGGAGGCACCGACAGGATAGTGGGGATATTTTCAGCTGGAAGCCTAAAAAAGATAAATACCGGCTTTTTGGTCTATGGTGTCGGCCTTAGCGATGATGGTAGAGTGGCGGCTTATATGAGTGATGAGATGAGCGATGTAAATTTAGTTGATAGCAAAAGCTTAGAAAATATCGCAATGCTAAAAACTGGACAAAGTACGATAAATAGCATAGTTTTTATAAGCGATAATGAAGTCGTAACTTCAGCCTATGAGAATAAAATTTTGTTTTGGAGAATTAAATGA
- a CDS encoding 4Fe-4S ferredoxin, producing MQSRRELFSKILGAKSAPKFITPPFFSGEFDCGGCDASCVNACEKELLSFENERVVFKVKKLGCDFCEECVRACESLGKKTLSLNSPKSINAKVSIDVSSCLAWNDTICYNCLDACKFKAVEFLGVFRPIVNQNCVSCGECFDVCFKNSLQMEAL from the coding sequence ATGCAAAGCAGGCGAGAGCTTTTTAGTAAAATTTTGGGGGCAAAATCTGCTCCCAAATTTATAACTCCGCCATTTTTTAGCGGTGAGTTTGACTGCGGTGGATGCGATGCTAGCTGCGTAAATGCTTGTGAAAAAGAGCTTCTTAGCTTTGAAAATGAAAGGGTAGTTTTTAAAGTTAAAAAGCTGGGCTGTGACTTTTGCGAAGAGTGCGTAAGAGCTTGTGAGAGTCTTGGTAAAAAGACATTAAGCTTAAACTCACCAAAGAGTATAAATGCAAAAGTTAGCATCGATGTTTCTAGCTGTCTAGCGTGGAATGATACGATCTGCTACAACTGCCTTGATGCTTGCAAATTTAAAGCAGTCGAATTTCTTGGCGTTTTTCGTCCTATTGTTAATCAAAACTGCGTAAGTTGCGGCGAGTGCTTTGATGTTTGCTTTAAAAATTCACTTCAAATGGAGGCCTTATGA
- a CDS encoding nitrate reductase cytochrome c-type subunit, translated as MKIKIMMLGGLCAAFFAACTFNNPSISDSQIGFRNIDLLDDKDVVLKDVNYTKEPAGMSKKFDRSFENAPPFIPHDTEGLVPITKDMNMCVTCHMPEFAKDSGATPIPSSHLYDIRNKKDLAGKLDDERYNCTTCHVEQQTGLTQLVGNKFKPDFRDKNGTHKSNLLDVLNDGVK; from the coding sequence ATGAAAATAAAAATAATGATGCTTGGAGGATTGTGTGCTGCGTTTTTTGCGGCATGTACTTTTAATAATCCAAGTATTAGTGATTCGCAAATCGGCTTTAGAAATATCGATTTGCTAGACGATAAAGACGTTGTATTAAAAGATGTGAACTACACAAAAGAGCCAGCTGGTATGTCAAAGAAATTTGATAGGTCTTTTGAAAATGCACCGCCATTTATCCCACACGATACTGAGGGTTTAGTACCTATCACAAAGGATATGAATATGTGCGTAACCTGCCATATGCCTGAGTTTGCAAAAGATAGTGGAGCAACACCGATACCATCATCTCATCTTTATGACATCAGAAATAAAAAAGATCTTGCAGGCAAGCTTGATGATGAAAGATATAACTGCACAACATGCCACGTTGAGCAACAAACTGGCTTAACTCAGCTAGTCGGTAATAAATTTAAGCCTGATTTTAGAGATAAAAACGGCACTCATAAGTCAAACTTGCTAGATGTTTTAAACGATGGTGTTAAATAA
- the napH gene encoding quinol dehydrogenase ferredoxin subunit NapH, which yields MKFLILRRITQISILALFILGNFYGVKILSGNLSSSLLFGKIPLSDPFALVQILLASFSAGINAIIGAGIIFAFYALVAPRAFCSWICPINLLTDIAFKLREKFGFKGEKVLNVSKNLRYYLLALALILSLALSYPVFESVNYIGIIQRGIIYGSASALGIAVAIIAFDMFVLKRGICSHVCPLGAFYAIISKFALIRVKHDAQACTKCMKCKLICPEMQVLDMIGKESRSVSSSECISCGRCIDVCGDGALKFSIRNLRREK from the coding sequence ATGAAATTTTTAATCTTAAGACGAATAACTCAAATTTCTATCCTAGCACTATTTATCCTAGGAAATTTTTATGGAGTTAAGATACTTAGCGGAAATTTAAGCTCATCTTTGCTTTTTGGAAAAATTCCACTAAGCGATCCATTTGCTTTGGTTCAAATTTTACTTGCAAGCTTTAGTGCCGGCATAAATGCAATTATTGGAGCTGGCATTATCTTTGCATTTTACGCACTAGTTGCTCCAAGAGCGTTTTGTTCGTGGATATGCCCGATAAATTTGCTAACTGATATCGCTTTTAAACTAAGAGAGAAATTTGGCTTTAAGGGCGAAAAAGTCTTAAATGTGAGTAAAAATTTACGTTATTACTTGCTGGCTCTTGCTCTTATATTAAGCCTTGCTTTATCTTATCCAGTATTTGAGAGCGTTAACTATATTGGCATTATTCAGCGTGGCATTATTTACGGCTCAGCTAGTGCTTTAGGCATAGCGGTTGCGATCATTGCTTTTGATATGTTTGTGTTAAAGCGTGGTATTTGCTCGCACGTTTGTCCGCTTGGTGCCTTTTATGCCATCATCTCAAAATTTGCCCTAATTAGAGTAAAACATGATGCCCAGGCTTGCACAAAATGTATGAAATGTAAGCTTATTTGTCCAGAGATGCAAGTGCTTGACATGATCGGTAAAGAGAGCCGCTCGGTTAGCTCAAGCGAGTGCATAAGCTGTGGCAGGTGTATTGATGTTTGTGGAGACGGGGCATTGAAATTTAGTATTAGAAATTTAAGGAGAGAAAAATGA
- the napG gene encoding ferredoxin-type protein NapG — MGFSSRREALKFGAKVALLALGGGFVWSLSAKASPLMLLRPPGAKEEKQFLQSCIRCGLCVEACPFDTLKLSSLEDGISIGTPYFEPRKIPCYMCENIPCVPACPTGALDVNLVSTKGKLDINKAKMGVAVVDMKNCVAYWGIQCDACYRSCPLIDKALYLEYRRNERTQKHAFLLPVVDSDICTGCGLCERACITKKAAITVLNRDAVLGKVGDNYVKGWIKEDERRIDDADSKIKLDIKKATDYLNGGEL; from the coding sequence ATGGGATTTTCAAGTAGGCGAGAGGCTTTAAAATTTGGAGCAAAAGTAGCGCTTTTAGCTCTTGGCGGAGGCTTTGTTTGGTCGCTTAGTGCCAAAGCCTCGCCACTTATGCTTCTTAGGCCTCCTGGTGCAAAAGAAGAGAAGCAATTTTTACAAAGCTGCATTAGGTGTGGGCTTTGCGTAGAGGCTTGTCCATTTGATACGCTAAAGCTCTCATCGCTAGAAGATGGCATAAGCATTGGAACGCCTTATTTTGAGCCTAGAAAAATTCCTTGCTATATGTGTGAAAATATCCCTTGTGTGCCAGCCTGTCCGACTGGAGCTTTGGACGTAAATTTAGTAAGCACAAAAGGCAAGCTTGACATAAATAAGGCCAAAATGGGTGTTGCGGTGGTTGATATGAAAAACTGCGTGGCATACTGGGGAATACAGTGCGATGCTTGCTATAGATCCTGTCCGCTCATAGATAAGGCCTTGTATCTTGAGTATCGCCGCAACGAAAGGACGCAAAAGCATGCCTTTTTACTTCCAGTGGTCGATAGCGACATCTGCACCGGATGTGGCCTATGCGAGCGAGCCTGTATCACTAAAAAAGCAGCCATTACCGTGCTAAACCGCGATGCGGTGCTTGGCAAAGTAGGCGATAACTACGTCAAAGGCTGGATAAAAGAAGATGAAAGACGCATAGATGATGCGGACAGCAAAATAAAGCTTGACATTAAAAAAGCGACTGATTATCTAAATGGTGGTGAGCTATGA
- the napA gene encoding nitrate reductase catalytic subunit NapA, which yields MNRREFIKSAAASAACASAGIAVPSSLSAASEAEKDWRWDKAACRFCGTGCGIMVATKEGKIVAVKGDPEAPVNRGLNCIKGYFNAKIMYGEDRITHPLLRVNEKGEFDKKGKFKQVSWKQAFDVMEAQFRKAYDELGPHGIGVLGSGQYTIPEGYAAVKLIKGGFRSNSIDPNARHCMASAVVGFMQVFGIDEPSGCFDDIELTDTIVAWGANMAEMHPILWARVSDRKLSDPDRVKVVNLSTYSTRTSNLADIEIIFAPSSDLAIWNYIAREIVYNHPEMIDEEFVKKHCVFTTGPADIGYGLRPDINHKKYAPSELDTAATEKSKVLSEAEGVTLAYLGLKAGDTLENKNAAKSGAHWQITFEEFKKALAPYTLDFTAKVAKGDPNEDIEEFKKKLKALADLYIEKNRKVVSFWTMGFNQHQRGTWVNEQAYMVHFLLGKQALPGSGAFSLTGQPSACGTAREVGTFVHRLPADMVIENPKHREITEKIWKLPTGTLSGVLASHYVKMMRDLEDGKVKFIWVQVNNPWQNTANANHWIKAAREMDNFIVVSDPYPGISAKVADLILPTAMIYEKWGAYGNAERRTQHWRQQVLPVGEAMPDIWQMMEFSKRFKLKDVWGEKKVNDKVTLPNVLEEAKAMGYSEEDTLFDVLFANEEAKKFSANDPIIENYDNTEVFGDSRKVIGSDGKEFKGYGFFVHKYLWEEYRKFGVGHGHDLADFDTYHRVRGLRWPVVDGKETQWRFNTKFDPYAKKAAPNEKFAFYGNKNAALPTGDLKGVTNKDKTSLANKAKIFFRPYMDPCEMPSKDYPFWLCTGRVLEHWHTGTMTMRVPELYRAVPEALCYMHEDDAKNLGVMQNEIVWVESRRGKVKARVDLKGRNKPPVGLVYVPFFDENVYINKVCLDATCPISKETDYKKCAVKIYKA from the coding sequence ATGAATCGACGAGAATTCATAAAAAGTGCTGCAGCTAGTGCTGCTTGCGCTAGTGCTGGTATAGCCGTACCAAGCTCGCTAAGTGCAGCAAGCGAAGCCGAAAAAGACTGGCGCTGGGATAAAGCCGCTTGTAGGTTTTGTGGGACAGGCTGTGGTATCATGGTCGCTACAAAAGAAGGCAAGATAGTAGCTGTAAAAGGAGATCCAGAAGCACCAGTAAATCGTGGTCTAAACTGCATTAAAGGCTATTTTAATGCTAAGATCATGTACGGCGAGGATAGGATCACTCATCCGCTTTTGCGTGTAAATGAAAAAGGCGAATTTGATAAAAAAGGAAAATTTAAGCAAGTAAGCTGGAAGCAAGCATTTGATGTTATGGAGGCTCAGTTTAGAAAAGCATATGATGAACTAGGCCCTCACGGCATCGGAGTTCTAGGCTCTGGTCAATATACTATTCCAGAAGGTTACGCTGCTGTTAAGCTTATAAAAGGTGGCTTTAGAAGCAATAGCATCGATCCAAACGCAAGACACTGCATGGCAAGCGCGGTTGTTGGCTTTATGCAAGTTTTTGGCATAGACGAGCCATCAGGCTGTTTTGATGATATCGAACTAACTGATACTATCGTGGCTTGGGGCGCAAATATGGCTGAGATGCACCCGATCCTTTGGGCGCGCGTAAGCGATAGAAAGCTTAGCGATCCTGATAGAGTAAAGGTTGTAAATTTAAGCACTTACTCAACTAGAACATCAAATTTAGCTGACATCGAGATCATCTTTGCTCCGTCATCTGACCTTGCTATCTGGAACTATATCGCTCGTGAGATAGTTTATAACCACCCAGAGATGATCGATGAAGAATTTGTTAAAAAACACTGTGTATTTACAACTGGTCCAGCCGATATCGGATATGGTCTTCGTCCAGACATTAATCATAAAAAATATGCTCCAAGCGAGCTAGACACTGCTGCTACCGAGAAGTCAAAGGTGCTAAGCGAGGCTGAGGGTGTTACGCTTGCATATCTTGGACTAAAAGCTGGCGATACGCTAGAAAATAAAAATGCTGCAAAATCTGGCGCACATTGGCAAATAACATTTGAAGAGTTTAAAAAAGCTCTTGCACCTTACACACTTGACTTTACAGCAAAGGTGGCAAAGGGCGATCCAAATGAAGATATAGAAGAATTTAAGAAAAAGCTAAAGGCACTTGCTGATCTTTACATCGAGAAAAACCGCAAAGTCGTAAGTTTTTGGACGATGGGCTTTAATCAACACCAACGTGGTACATGGGTAAATGAGCAAGCTTATATGGTGCATTTCTTACTTGGTAAGCAAGCACTTCCAGGCTCAGGAGCATTTTCTTTAACTGGTCAACCAAGTGCGTGTGGAACTGCAAGAGAGGTTGGAACATTTGTTCACCGCTTGCCAGCTGATATGGTTATTGAGAATCCAAAACATAGAGAGATAACTGAAAAAATTTGGAAACTTCCTACTGGAACACTAAGTGGCGTACTCGCTTCTCACTACGTAAAAATGATGCGTGATCTTGAAGATGGTAAGGTTAAATTTATATGGGTTCAAGTAAATAATCCGTGGCAAAATACTGCAAACGCAAACCACTGGATCAAAGCAGCTCGTGAGATGGATAACTTCATCGTTGTAAGCGATCCTTATCCAGGAATTTCTGCAAAAGTTGCTGACCTTATTCTCCCAACTGCGATGATCTATGAAAAATGGGGCGCATACGGTAATGCTGAGAGAAGAACACAACACTGGAGACAGCAAGTACTTCCGGTTGGCGAAGCGATGCCTGATATTTGGCAAATGATGGAGTTTAGTAAACGCTTTAAGCTAAAAGATGTTTGGGGTGAGAAAAAAGTAAATGATAAAGTGACACTTCCAAATGTGCTTGAAGAGGCAAAAGCTATGGGGTATAGCGAAGAAGATACGTTATTTGACGTACTTTTTGCTAACGAAGAGGCTAAGAAATTTAGTGCAAACGATCCGATCATAGAAAACTACGACAATACAGAAGTATTTGGCGATAGCAGAAAGGTGATCGGCTCAGATGGTAAAGAATTTAAAGGATATGGATTTTTCGTCCATAAATATCTTTGGGAAGAGTATAGAAAATTTGGCGTTGGACACGGCCACGACCTAGCAGACTTTGATACTTACCACAGAGTAAGAGGTCTTAGATGGCCAGTAGTTGATGGCAAAGAGACTCAGTGGAGATTTAATACTAAATTTGACCCATACGCTAAAAAAGCTGCCCCAAATGAGAAATTTGCATTCTATGGCAACAAAAACGCAGCCCTTCCAACAGGCGATCTAAAAGGCGTTACAAATAAAGATAAAACATCTCTTGCAAACAAAGCAAAAATTTTCTTCCGTCCTTACATGGATCCATGCGAGATGCCAAGTAAAGATTATCCATTCTGGCTATGTACTGGCCGTGTGCTAGAGCACTGGCATACAGGTACGATGACTATGCGTGTTCCTGAGCTTTATAGAGCGGTTCCAGAGGCGCTTTGCTATATGCATGAAGATGATGCTAAAAATCTTGGCGTAATGCAAAATGAGATCGTTTGGGTCGAATCACGCCGCGGCAAGGTAAAAGCAAGAGTAGATCTAAAAGGTAGAAATAAGCCGCCAGTAGGTCTTGTTTATGTGCCTTTCTTTGATGAAAACGTATATATAAACAAAGTATGTCTTGACGCTACTTGCCCAATCTCAAAAGAGACTGATTATAAAAAGTGTGCGGTTAAAATTTACAAAGCATAG